Proteins encoded by one window of Lycium barbarum isolate Lr01 chromosome 11, ASM1917538v2, whole genome shotgun sequence:
- the LOC132619191 gene encoding cyclin-dependent kinase C-2 C-like, with protein sequence MGCVSSKQARAHSPPPRRNNSSVVTTTTTNAVINGESTDHPNVHHKIKNGSFAPLEKIKEEPEKEKNAESLIRRSNSNSRGSKKGSSEKKANFSIKFGRLTEGEHLAAGWPVWLTAVTSEAIEGWMPLRSDAFQRLEKIGQGTYSSVYRARDVETGKMVALKKVKFDNFQPDSVRFMAREVTILRKLDHPNIMKLIGIVTSRLSCCIYLVFEYMEHDLSGLLSCPDIKFTDSQIKCYMRQLLSGLEHCHSRGIMHRDIKASNVLVNNEGVLKIADFGLANFLSARHKQPLTSRVVTLWYRPPELLLGSTSYGLTVDLWSAGCVFAELFFGKPLLKGRTEVEQLHKIFKLCGSPSDDFWKKSKLPLATIFKPQHPYESALRDRCKELPKTAVNLIETLLSIDPLKRGTASSALDSEYFNTKPYACDPSSLPKYPPNKEIDAKFREEARRKRASSTVRASGASRNSRKVQKPHQESSNFGIVVSTEEAEANTHNGRRNNVGSGHISKGKGATVARISMKSSNYDTVSEASQTTEESQGESIRSVPAQMTASSGNAWAKKRRQDSAGTRPPHRQAKSRSQKLIAFDPSSILQATDNVDLNMPDNNDFSSRINTEARGRNNDAKHCIGRQHTHHHEQRDSFGSPDIHQSQELSEDYNGRQRRVAFSGPLIHQRSDAKQDNQTYQDGRRSRFYKDL encoded by the exons ATGGGTTGTGTCAGCTCCAAGCAGGCCCGGGCCCATTCCCCGCCACCACGACGAAACAATTCCTCTgttgtaacaacaacaacaacaaatgctGTTATTAATGGCGAAAGTACGGACCATCCCAATGTGCACCACAAAATCAAGAATGGATCATTTGCGCCTTTGGAGAAGATTAAAGAGGAGCCTGAGAAGGAGAAGAATGCGGAATCTTTAATTCGACGAAGCAACTCGAATTCGAGGGGTTCAAAGAAAGGGAGTTCTGAGAAGAAGGCTAATTTTAGTATCAAATTTGGAAGGCTAACAGAAGGAGAACATTTGGCTGCAGGTTGGCCTGTTTGGCTAACCGCGGTCACGTCTGAAGCTATTGAGGGATGGATGCCCCTTAGATCAGACGCGTTCCAGAGATTAGAAAAG ATTGGACAAGGGACATACAGCAGTGTTTATCGTGCACGTGATGTTGAAACTGGTAAAATGGTTGCCCTGAAGAAGGTGAAATTTGACAATTTCCAGCCAGACAGCGTCAGATTTATGGCTCGAGAAGTAACAATTCTCCGCAAACTTGACCATCCAAATATCATGAAGCTAATCGGAATAGTCACTTCTCGGTTATCGTGTTGCATATACCTAGTTTTTGAATACATGGAACATGACCTCTCTGGACTCTTGTCATGTCCTGACATCAAGTTCACTGATTCACAG ATTAAATGCTATATGCGGCAGCTGCTGAGTGGACTAGAGCATTGTCATTCCCGAGGTATAATGCACCGGGATATTAAAGCATCCAATGTTTTGGTAAACAATGAAGGAGTTCTAAAGATAGCAGATTTTGGTCTTGCAAATTTCCTTAGTGCTAGGCACAAGCAACCACTAACAAGCCGTGTGGTGACTTTATGGTATCGACCTCCTGAACTTCTCTTGGGATCAACAAGCTATGGGCTAACGGTGGATTTGTGGAGTGCTGGTTGTGTTTTTGCAGAACTTTTTTTTGGGAAACCTCTCCTGAAAGGGAGGACTGAG GTTGAACAATTGCATAAAATCTTCAAACTCTGTGGTTCACCATCTGATGATTTCTGGAAAAAGTCTAAACTTCCACTAGCAACTATTTTTAAACCCCAACATCCTTATGAGAGTGCACTTCGAGATAGATGTAAAGAATTACCAAAAACTGCTGTCAACCTTATAGAAACACTCCTTTCAATTGATCCTCTTAAACGTGGAACTGCTTCATCTGCTCTTGATTCTGAG TATTTCAATACAAAGCCTTACGCTTGTGACCCGTCAAGCTTGCCTAAATACCCACCAAACAAGGAAATTGATGCAAAGTTCCGAGAAGAAGCACGGAG AAAGAGGGCCAGTTCCACAGTGAGAGCATCTGGAGcttcaagaaattcaagaaaggTGCAAAAACCTCATCAAGAATCGAGCAACTTCGGAATAGTGGTCTCAACAGAG GAAGCTGAAGCCAATACTCATAATGGTCGTAGAAACAATGTTGGTAGTGGCCATATATCTAAAGGAAAAGGAGCTACCGTGGCACGCATATCGATGAAATCATCTAATTATGATACAGTGTCGGAGGCTTCTCAGACGACCGAAGAATCTCAAGGGGAAAGCATCCGATCTGTCCCTGCGCAAATGACAGCTTCAAGTGGCAATGCATGGGCCAAAAAGAGAAGGCAAGATTCTGCAGGAACAAGACCACCCCATCGGCAGGCTAAATCAAGAAGTCAAAAGTTGATTGCATTTGACCCTTCCAGTATACTGCAAGCTACCGATAACGTGGATTTAAACATGCCAGATAATAATGACTTTTCGAGCAGGATCAACACTGAAGCCAGAGGCCGCAACAATGATGCAAAGCATTGTATTGGCAGGCAACACACTCATCATCATGAGCAACGAGATTCTTTTGGCTCACCTGATATACACCAATCTCAGGAGTTGTCAGAG GACTACAATGGCCGACAAAGAAGGGTTGCGTTCTCAGGACCATTGATACATCAGAGGAGTGATGCAAAGCAGGATAACCAAACGTACCAAGATGGTCGCAGATCTCGGTTTTATAAAG ATTTATAA